The Lutra lutra chromosome 10, mLutLut1.2, whole genome shotgun sequence genome contains a region encoding:
- the LIPT2 gene encoding putative lipoyltransferase 2, mitochondrial, which produces MRQPAVRLVLLGRLPYNELLALQERWLRRLQAEPGTEALSGTEAGALLLCEPAGPVYTSGLRGGLTPEETARLRALGAEVRTTGRGGLATFHGPGQLLCHPVLDLRRLGLRLRTHVAALEECAVRLCEFQNLRGARGRPPPYTGVWLGERKICAIGVRCGKHITSHGLALNCSTDLVWFDHIVPCGLVGTGVTSLSEELQRHVTVDEVIPPFLDAFKETYKCTLISENSSN; this is translated from the exons ATGCGGCAGCCAGCGGTACGCCTGGTGCTGCTGGGCCGGCTACCCTACAACGAGCTGCTGGCCCTGCAGGAGCGCTGGTTGCGGCGGCTGCAGGCCGAGCCAGGCACTGAGGCCCTGTCAGGGACTGAGGCGGGCGCACTCCTGCTCTGCGAGCCCGCGGGGCCCGTGTACACGTCCGGGCTGCGCGGCGGCCTGACCCCGGAGGAGACGGCGCGGCTGCGGGCTTTGGGCGCCGAGGTACGCACCACAGGCCGCGGCGGCCTGGCCACCTTCCACGGCCCAGGCCAGCTGCTCTGCCACCCAGTCCTAGACCTGAGACGCCTGGGCCTGCGCCTGCGCACCCACGTAGCGGCGCTGGAGGAGTGCGCCGTGCGCCTGTGCGAGTTCCAGAACTTGCGGGGCGCCCGCGGCCGGCCTCCGCCCTACACCGGCGTCTGGCTCGGGGAGCGCAAGATCTGCGCAATAG GAGTCCGCTGTGGAAAGCACATCACATCCCACGGCCTGGCTCTGAACTGTTCTACAGACCTTGTGTGGTTTGATCACATTGTCCCCTGCGGGCTGGTTGGGACAGGTGTCACCTCTCTGAGTGAGGAGCTCCAAAGGCATGTCACTGTGGATGAAGTAATACCACCTTTCCTTGACGCCTTTAAAGAGACCTACAAGTGCACGTTGATCTCAGAAAACAGCTCCAACTGA